In Anaerobaca lacustris, the following proteins share a genomic window:
- a CDS encoding DUF4276 family protein — protein sequence MSELVFLLEEPSAQAMLEGLLPRLLPQGLPVRYIVFEGKSDLEAQLVRRLRYYRVPNARFVILRDKDVADCRQIKGGLVEKCQQARRHNALVRIACHELESWYLADLAAVERALEINGLAGKQDKSKYRTPDALVNPAQELSKLTGQRYQKVGGSRAIGPHLDLGNTRSRSFSVFVAGIRRLVAAAGGN from the coding sequence ATGAGCGAACTTGTCTTTCTCCTGGAAGAACCCTCCGCACAGGCCATGCTCGAAGGGCTGTTGCCGCGATTGCTGCCTCAAGGTCTACCCGTTCGCTATATCGTATTTGAAGGCAAGAGCGATCTCGAAGCGCAGCTTGTCCGACGTCTCCGGTATTATCGCGTTCCTAATGCCCGGTTCGTAATTCTTCGCGACAAGGATGTCGCCGATTGCCGCCAGATCAAAGGCGGACTCGTCGAGAAATGCCAGCAGGCCAGACGCCACAATGCCCTTGTCCGAATCGCCTGCCACGAACTGGAAAGTTGGTATCTAGCCGATCTGGCAGCTGTCGAGCGGGCGCTTGAAATCAACGGGCTTGCAGGGAAGCAGGACAAGAGCAAGTACCGCACACCTGACGCACTGGTCAATCCGGCACAGGAGTTGTCGAAGCTGACCGGGCAACGCTATCAGAAGGTGGGTGGTTCACGGGCGATTGGCCCACACCTCGATCTCGGCAACACGCGGTCCCGGAGCTTTTCGGTCTTTGTTGCGGGCATCCGACGACTCGTGGCCGCTGCCGGAGGAAACTGA